From a region of the Triticum aestivum cultivar Chinese Spring chromosome 7D, IWGSC CS RefSeq v2.1, whole genome shotgun sequence genome:
- the LOC123168727 gene encoding uncharacterized protein: MGGSMSCFGGSGRDYDEAYEQPRRSSRKVRPSDEDGLWYVGERDVDRKATEFIARFHASASYVEAT, from the coding sequence ATGGGAGGGAGCATGTCGTGCTTCGGCGGCAGCGGCCGGGACTACGACGAGGCGTACGAGCAGCCGCGGCGGTCGTCGAGGAAGGTGCGGCCGAGCGACGAGGACGGGCTGTGGTACGTCGGGGAGCGGGACGTCGACAGGAAGGCCACGGAGTTCATCGCCAGGTTCCACGCCTCCGCCAGCTACGTCGAGGCTACCTAG
- the LOC123164374 gene encoding putative B3 domain-containing protein Os06g0632500: MALSVRRQPRYKFAAPVLSPSCLQKLCVPWEFAARLAAGAGDVHVVDLLGKPRRVELCVRPRPDGGVACWLGAGWPEIVRKNGIGEGWSVVLRRERRGMATLTAFDPACCLVRLCAPPAGVTSKTRPRLIKLLRPDDWEKMTIPDEFVQQHLIGLESCPSSQKALIIGPTGKLWPVELDQRQSDVLYGEVWAEFLTAHDLSQGNILLFRYEVNMSFSVQVFLPNGCMKEYPYLADEADGPSTALPQSAKQLVAATVSKKRKYNRQVVSAIPAPVPAIKAKKVESQSKPAGVLRGHSFTKQITSSSLTKLFAVKRTFCSSIGLVGACTIELKTSMESTRSWPVAFNIANTYGYLTGKGWKRFCRDNEVEEGDRCTFKVVEKMVWHVVIN; this comes from the exons ATGGCGCTCTCCGTCCGCCGCCAACCACGGTACAAGTTCGCCGCGCCGGTGCTGTCGCCGAGCTGCCTCCAGAAGCTG TGCGTTCCCTGGGAGTTCGCGGCGCGGCTCGCGGCCGGCGCCGGGGACGTGCACGTGGTGGACCTGCTTGGCAAGCCCCGGCGCGTGGAGCTGTGCGTGCGGCCGCGACCGGACGGCGGGGTGGCGTGCTGGCTGGGCGCCGGCTGGCCGGAGATCGTCAGGAAGAACGGCATCGGCGAAGGGTGGTCCGTGGTGCTGCGGCGCGAGCGCCGCGGGATGGCCACCCTGACCGCCTTCGACCCGGCCTGCTGCCTCGTGCGCCTCTGCGCTCCTCCCGCAG GTGTGACGTCCAAGACCAGGCCTCGGCTCATCAAGTTGCTTCGACCGGATGATTGGGAGAAGATG ACAATCCCTGATGAGTTTGTGCAGCAGCACTTGATTGGGCTTGAGAGTTGCCCAAGCAGCCAAAAAGCCTTGATCATTGGCCCTACCGGGAAGTTATGGCCAGTCGAGCTAGATCAACGTCAATCGGACGTGCTGTATGGTGAAGTTTGGGCAGAGTTTCTGACGGCGCATGATCTCTCTCAAGGGAACATCCTGCTGTTCCGGTATGAAGTTAACATGTCGTTTTCGGTTCAGGTCTTCCTGCCGAATGGGTGTATGAAGGAGTACCCTTACCTAGCTGATGAGGCAGATGGACCAAGCACTGCGCTCCCACAAA GTGCCAAGCAGCTTGTAGCTGCAACTGTCAGCAAGAAAAGGAAGTACAACAGACAAGTGGTTTCCGCAATTCCTGCACCGGTTCCTGCAATTAAAGCTAAGAAGGTCGAGTCGCAGAGCAAACCTGCCGGCGTTCTGCGAGGGCACTCATTTACGAAGCAGATCACCAGCTCTTCACTTACCAAATTATTT GCTGTGAAACGGACCTTTTGCTCATCAATTGGTCTCGTAGGAGCATGTACAATCGAGCTTAAAACATCCATGGAGAGCACAAGATCTTGGCCAGTAGCTTTCAACATCGCCAACACCTACGGCTACCTAACTGGGAAAGGCTGGAAAAGGTTTTGCCGAGACAACGAGGTAGAAGAAGGCGATCGCTGCACCTTCAAGGTCGTCGAGAAAATGGTCTGGCATGTTGTTATCAACTGA